A segment of the Elaeis guineensis isolate ETL-2024a chromosome 6, EG11, whole genome shotgun sequence genome:
AACTAATATCCTTGGTGCTTCATCAAAACTAGGAACACCATCATGGATATTTATTATAACCAGTTTTAGCACCATCTCCTTCCCTCTAACCAGGCATTGTTGCGCATCTTGCAGAGGCTACTATCGGTGCACGCACCGCAACACTCAGGGCTGCCTGGCAACAAAACAAGTGCAGCGATCTGATGAGAACCCCTTGGTCTTTGATGTCACCTACCATGGGACTCACACATGCCTCCAGAGGTCCCCATCCGTCCCAAAAGCAGTAGTGTCCCCGTATCAAGAGCCGAAACAAAACAACCCTTATTTCCAGGAGCATGctctgcagcagcagcagcaggacGACAACAACCTGCTTCAAACATTCCAAAGAGGCCTCAAAGTTGAAACACAAGGCTTGGACTCGGATACTCGGGACCTGAGTTCTTTATCCTTCTCCTTCCCCCCTACACCGGTCGGCGGCATAAAGGCCGAGAACCATATCTTTTCCTCGCCTTCGAAACTGGATAATGGTTTCATGGGCAGCTTCTCTCCTTCATTCGTCTCGCCGGCAACATCAGAGTCCAACTACTTCTCCATGTCCCCTTGCTGCATGGGTAACTATGGAGGGGGGTTCAATCTTCCAACAGCCGAGTCCGAGCTCACAGAAATAATATCAGCTGCCACCTCGGCTACCGATTCTCCTTTGATGGGCATGGATTTCTTGCTTGAACCAATGGAGTTCGACCCAAAATTTCAATTTGATGCTTCCAGCTTCTACTCATAAAGCTCAGAGTCAGAATCCAATTGACTGTAAGATGGGTGCTTGGCCTAAAATCCTGGCCAGCAAAGGAGCAAGTGGCAGAAGTAGTTCTGATTCTATTAAGGCCGCCTTCATCATAGGCTGAGTGATTTTGTTTGATAGCTAATGTAGGTAGAAATAGAAGGGGCCAATTCTGTTCTGTTTCCGTTTTTGGATTGTTTAGTTTGTAACTGTTATTGTTTTCATCAAGAAAAGACCAATTTGTCTCATTGTATCTCAGTTAGCATGAACTGTTCTCATACTGCTAATCCAACTCTTATGGTTTCTCCATTTCCATCTTCAGTGTATCCTCAGAAGAGATGCTACATATTGGCAAGTCCATCGATAAAACTGGTCGTAATTAAACGGGTCTGTGTATGTGTAAAATCGCTGAATGTTTCAAGACCGTTACCATTACCTCATCATGTTCCCAAAGTATAGACTTCCATTGATGCTACACCAGTTCATGGACTTTGCATCACATCAGTAAAATGATAGAGAGAACGTGTAGGGCATGAGGCAAAATTCTATATAATTCTAGTTTGCTCAGCATGAGAATATCCTAAGAGCTTCATTTAGAGTCAGATGTTATTCTTCATACATTTTCTTGTTCTGCATGACAATAGACAATATGCATTAAATATATACATGATGCAGATCAACAATTGCGAGGTGATAAATTAGGATCAGTAATATCCTTACTAAAAATGGAATTATCACGAGAGAATCCACAAATTGGATGTGTTGCTACTGGTCTTCTGGCTGATTTGGCTCAATCAGAGAAGGATGTAGAAAACTGGGAACACGAGAGAGGAATGAGTTGAGAGACAGATGAGAACTTATCCTGGGGTTTCTTTggccttctatttatagatgaggaTGGAGATGCCATAAGAAAGAAGGAGAATCGAATTGTTACTCTTGTCTTATCGGCAAGATACAACTGTTATTTCTTGTCTTATCCGGTGAGATATGTTTGCTACCTCCGATCTTATATTTATCCGGCCCATGCAATTTAGATTGCAATTCAAAAGCAAATCTTTACCAAAAATGCTGGTGCGGGTGGATCGTGAAAGTACTTTGGGCGATCAGGACAAAAAGCCGGCCTTGTCTGTGCTATCCAGTACATCAGCTCATCCAAGTTAAAATTTTCCTCCCCATATCAGGATGCAGCCTTTACTGCCCAAACAACTTCAACGATTGCATAAACCAAGAACAGGGAAAGATCCATTGTCAAGCTGGGCTGCTCGAGTAAGTAGCTCATACAAATGAAAGGAATCCAATTGGAATAACCCTTGAATGCACTGCACTATTCCACTGCAGCATATCTGCTGATATAAAATTCTAGTCAGACACAAAATTGGCGTTAAATTGCCGTTGCATTTTCTTGCTCTAAATCTTTTATAAGATAACCGAAACCATCACCAGAAAGGTTTTTTATATTCATACGAATCTGAGAGCACAAATTTGATTGAACCATTCATTCAAATCGAAGGCAAATATTTTATTGAAATATGGTTTAAAGATCTCTTCAGAAGTCCCATCTAGATATATACTCAGTACATGCTCATTAATCATTATATTGGGGGCTGTTGTTGTTGttgtgtcctttttttttttcttttttttttttttggtataacaTGAAGCTTTCTAGAAAtgcagtaaataaataaataagtcaaTTAATGACAATTCAGTATCCATACAATTCACTAAACAAAGTCTTCCACCAACGCACTCTCAGTAAAATTTGGAACATTAGATATAAAAAGAGAACATATCTCTTCGACTCAAGCCTACCTACAGATGGTAATATATCCATACAAAAGGACCCCTTACAAGCCTTATCAACAAGAAGACTGCCCTTGCCCACATGTTTACTTTTGTCAGATCACATATGTGGAAAATCATGCATAAGCTTCCTGATCTCTTATTATAAAGAAGTTAAACCATCATGGTTGCGTTGCAGCATTTTTGTTACAACAGCGAGAAGCACCGAACTAACATGGCAGTTTGGTTGCTTGGTTTACAGAAACCAGACATAGATTGGCATGCCAAATAATTGATCCCAACCAATGAACAAAGTGACACTGCATAGTTGAGAATGGCAGCTTAACATAGACAGCATATATTCGCTAGACAGA
Coding sequences within it:
- the LOC105047564 gene encoding probable WRKY transcription factor 53; the protein is MEHRAGGGGSLLVSELIQVQELVRQLEAHLDQPSPIEFCKSLARQILPSIERSISIAKMSDSEGQQRLAGTESPRSATESPCSENSNQAFKDCDRKEMSKKRKTLPRRTSQVTVCPGAGVEGPLDDGYSWRKYGQKDILGANIQGYYRCTHRNTQGCLATKQVQRSDENPLVFDVTYHGTHTCLQRSPSVPKAVVSPYQEPKQNNPYFQEHALQQQQQDDNNLLQTFQRGLKVETQGLDSDTRDLSSLSFSFPPTPVGGIKAENHIFSSPSKLDNGFMGSFSPSFVSPATSESNYFSMSPCCMGNYGGGFNLPTAESELTEIISAATSATDSPLMGMDFLLEPMEFDPKFQFDASSFYS